The window GAAAAAAAATAGTAGGAGTAATAAAATGAATAAGTTGATGATGTTTGCTTTTGCCGGAATGTTCCTGATGGCAGGCTGTAATGAACAGAAGGCTGCTGAAAAGGCTCCTGAAGCTGCTCCCGTGGCTCAGCCGGCTCCGGCTCCTGCCCAGCCTGCAGCTCCCAGAAACATTGTTGATGAAGTGAAGAACATTGACTGGAATAAGGCCATGGAAATGAACGCCTCGGGTGCAATGTACCTGGACGTTCGTAATCCGGACGAACTGAATGATGGTTATGCTCCCCATGCCGTGAATATTCCTCTCAGTGAATTGAAGTACCGTCTGGCTGAAGTGCCCAAGGATAAGGACGTCCTGGTTTACTGCCGCTCTGGTCGCCGCAGTGAAGCTGCTACCTTGATTTTGATGCGCAATGGTTATGACCGCGCTTACAATGTTCTTGGCGGTTTCTTGGCTTATCCCAAGAAGTAGTGGTTAGTTCAATAGTACGTTTGACTAAAAAACGAAGCTGTAAATGAACTTTCTTAGGTTGGCTCTTGATGAGTCCGTCTTTTCTGTTGGCGTGAGCCGCCCCAATCCGGCGGTGGGTGCCGTTGTGGTTAAAGATGGAATTATCGTGGGGAAGGGGCGTACGCAGCGCCCCGGAAGTGCCCATGCCGAAGTCATGGCGTTGCGTGACGCGGGCG of the Fibrobacter sp. UWH6 genome contains:
- a CDS encoding rhodanese-like domain-containing protein: MNKLMMFAFAGMFLMAGCNEQKAAEKAPEAAPVAQPAPAPAQPAAPRNIVDEVKNIDWNKAMEMNASGAMYLDVRNPDELNDGYAPHAVNIPLSELKYRLAEVPKDKDVLVYCRSGRRSEAATLILMRNGYDRAYNVLGGFLAYPKK